In Humidesulfovibrio mexicanus, a single genomic region encodes these proteins:
- a CDS encoding CoB--CoM heterodisulfide reductase iron-sulfur subunit A family protein, with protein MRIGVMICHCGNNIAATVDCEAVAQAAREFPDVVFATDHMYACSDPGQKSIEQAIVDLKLDGVVVASCSPRMHEQTFRRAVERAGLNRYMFEMANIREHVAWVSLDRKRNTQKAIDLVRMAVEKLRVDRPLTPKSFEVQKRVLIVGGGVAGIQAALDCAEGGLEVVLVEKKSSIGGIMSKLDKTFPTIDCSVCVLGPKMVDCGQHPRITLHALSEVDEVSGYVGNFEVKIRKRATYVDWTKCTGCGACQEKCPSKKVPDAFNENVSCTTAIGIPFPQAIPKRATINAAHCIRLTKGKCGNCERVCPTGAIDFDMQDEVVTEKVGAIIAATGIGLFDHTKLGEYGAGRYPDVVTSLAYERMLSASGPTAGHIKRPSDGKEPKTVAFISCVGSRDRSVDRPYCSNFCCMYTAKQAILTRDHIPDSRAYVFYMDIRAGGKGYEEFVRRAQEEYGVEYVRGRVAHIHPVQGPEGGQLLVRAADTLLGRQVELAADLVVLAVGAEASPGAPDLAEKLRISYDHYGFFLESHPKLRPVETNTVGVYLAGACQGPKDIPASVAQASAAAGKVLALLSKDTLESDPQIAQVRATRCIGCGKCERTCPFGAIRMRELRDGSKRAEVVETVCQGCGICSVTCPVRAIQLAHFTDSQLLAEVNALCRTWDETTES; from the coding sequence ATGCGCATAGGCGTCATGATCTGCCACTGCGGCAACAACATCGCCGCCACCGTGGACTGCGAGGCCGTGGCCCAGGCAGCGCGCGAATTCCCGGACGTTGTTTTCGCCACGGACCACATGTACGCTTGTTCCGACCCCGGCCAAAAGAGCATCGAGCAGGCCATCGTGGACCTCAAGCTCGACGGCGTGGTGGTGGCCTCCTGCTCGCCCAGGATGCACGAGCAGACCTTCCGCCGCGCGGTGGAGCGCGCGGGCCTGAACCGCTACATGTTCGAAATGGCCAACATCCGCGAGCATGTGGCCTGGGTTTCGCTGGACCGCAAGCGCAACACGCAAAAGGCCATCGACCTGGTGCGCATGGCCGTGGAAAAGCTGCGCGTGGACCGGCCGCTCACCCCCAAGAGCTTCGAGGTGCAAAAGCGCGTGCTCATCGTGGGCGGCGGCGTGGCCGGCATCCAGGCCGCGCTGGACTGCGCCGAGGGCGGGCTTGAGGTGGTGCTGGTGGAGAAGAAAAGCTCCATCGGCGGCATCATGAGCAAGCTGGACAAGACCTTCCCCACCATCGACTGCTCCGTGTGCGTGCTGGGCCCCAAGATGGTGGACTGCGGGCAGCATCCGCGCATCACCCTGCACGCCCTTTCCGAGGTGGACGAGGTCTCCGGCTACGTGGGCAACTTCGAGGTCAAGATCAGAAAGCGCGCCACCTATGTGGACTGGACGAAATGCACCGGCTGCGGGGCCTGCCAGGAAAAATGCCCCAGCAAGAAGGTGCCCGACGCCTTCAACGAAAACGTCAGCTGCACCACGGCCATAGGCATCCCCTTTCCCCAGGCCATTCCCAAGCGCGCGACCATAAACGCCGCCCACTGCATCCGCCTCACCAAGGGCAAGTGCGGCAACTGCGAACGGGTGTGCCCCACCGGGGCCATCGATTTCGACATGCAGGACGAGGTGGTGACCGAAAAGGTGGGCGCCATCATCGCGGCCACGGGCATCGGGCTTTTCGACCACACGAAGCTCGGCGAATACGGCGCGGGCAGGTACCCGGACGTGGTCACCTCCCTGGCCTACGAGCGGATGCTCTCGGCCTCCGGCCCCACGGCCGGGCACATCAAGCGCCCAAGCGACGGCAAAGAGCCCAAGACCGTGGCCTTCATCTCCTGCGTGGGCAGCCGCGACCGCAGCGTGGACCGGCCGTACTGCTCGAACTTCTGCTGCATGTACACGGCCAAGCAGGCCATCCTCACCCGCGACCACATCCCCGATTCGCGCGCGTACGTGTTCTACATGGACATCCGCGCGGGCGGCAAGGGCTACGAGGAGTTTGTGCGCCGCGCCCAGGAGGAATACGGCGTGGAGTACGTGCGCGGCCGCGTGGCCCACATCCACCCGGTGCAGGGGCCGGAGGGCGGGCAGCTTTTGGTGCGCGCCGCGGACACGCTTCTTGGCCGACAAGTGGAGCTGGCCGCGGATCTGGTGGTGCTTGCGGTCGGGGCCGAGGCCTCGCCCGGCGCCCCGGACCTGGCCGAAAAGCTGCGCATCTCCTACGATCACTATGGCTTCTTTCTGGAAAGCCACCCCAAGCTCCGCCCGGTGGAGACCAACACCGTGGGCGTGTACCTGGCCGGAGCCTGCCAGGGGCCCAAGGACATTCCGGCCAGCGTGGCCCAGGCCAGCGCGGCTGCGGGCAAGGTGCTGGCCCTGCTCTCCAAGGACACGCTCGAAAGCGACCCGCAGATCGCCCAGGTGCGCGCCACGCGCTGCATCGGCTGCGGCAAGTGCGAGCGCACCTGCCCCTTCGGCGCCATCCGGATGCGCGAATTGCGCGACGGCAGCAAACGCGCCGAGGTGGTGGAGACCGTGTGCCAGGGCTGCGGCATCTGCTCCGTCACCTGCCCCGTGCGGGCCATACAGCTCGCCCACTTCACCGACTCGCAACTGCTCGCGGAGGTCAACGCCCTATGCAGGACATGGGACGAGACTACAGAATCATAG